DNA from Thioclava sp. GXIMD2076:
GTGAATGGCGGGCAGATCGGGGCCGTGAAACCGGCCGCACTGAACCGCGGCACCGTCGTCGAGCTGCGTGATCTCTTCTACGCGACCCCCGCGCGGCTGAAATTCATGCGCACCGACCGTGCCGAGGCGCAGGCGATCTCGGATGTGATGAAGCGTCTGGCGATGGCCGAACCCAAGATCAGCTTCACCCTGCGCGATGTCACCGATGGCAAGCGCGAGCGCGAGATCTTCCGGTTCGATGCCGAACAGGGCGAGATGTTCGATGCGCTGGGGATGCGGCTGGCCCGCGTGATCGGCCGCGAATTTGCCGATAATGCGATCCCGATCGACGCCGAGCGCGAGGGGGTGCGGCTGACGGGCTATGCGGCGCTGCCCACATATTCGCGTGGTGCCGCGGTGGAACAGTTCCTGTTCGTCAATAACCGCCCCGTGCGCGACAAGATGCTGATCGGCGCCTTGCGCGCGGCCTATATGGATTTCCTCTCGCGCGAGCGGCATCCGGCGGCGGCGCTGTTTATCAGCTGTGATCCCGAGCGGGTTGATGTGAACGTGCACCCCGCCAAGGCGGAGGTGCGCTTTCGCGAATCCCAAGTGGTGCGCGGGCTGATCGTTTCGGGTCTGCGGGCGGCGCTGGGGGGGGCAGGGCATCGTGCCTCGAGCACCGTGGCCGATGCGACTTTGGCGGCCTTCCGGCCCGAAGCACGACCAGAACCGGCGGCGCAGCAGACCTTTGCCCGCATCTACCAGATGGACCGGCCCAGCATGGGCGCGACCCGCGCCGCCTATGCCGCCCAAGCGCCCGATTTCCGTCCCGCGCCCGCCTACCCTGCGCCAGCCTGTCCCTCCCCCCCACAGGAAGGCTTCGCGGAAACCACGGCCTTCCACGAGGCGCAGCCTACCTATGACGCCCCGTCGGCGCGGTTTGAAACTGCCCCCGCCGCCCCCGATCTGACCGCCCGCCCCTTGGGCGCGGCGCGTGCGCAGCTCCACGAGAATTACATCGTGGCCCAAACCGAGCGCGGGATGGTGATCGTAGACCAGCATGCCGCCCATGAGCGGCTCGTCTATGAGCGCCTCAAGCGCCAGATGGCCGAAAACGGCGTGCCCGCACAGGCGCTCCTGATCCCCGAGATCGTCGAGCTGTCGGCAGGGGATGCGGCGCTTCTGCTGGACCATGCCGATACCTTGTCCAAACTGGGCCTGAGCATCGAGGAATTTGGTGGCAGCGCCATCGCCGTGCGCGAGACCCCCGCGATTCTGGGCGAGATCAATGCCGAGGCGATGCTGCGTGATGTGCTGGATGAGCTTTCCGATCTGGGCGATAGCCAGCTGGTGCAGGCCAAGATCGAGGCGGTTCTGTCGCGCATGGCCTGTCACGGCTCCATCCGCTCGGGGCGTCAGATGCGCGCCGAGGAGATGAACGCGCTCCTGCGCGAGATGGAGGCCACGCCCCATTCCGGTCAATGCAATCATGGCCGCCCCACCTATGTCGAGTTGAAGCTTTCGGATATCGAGCGGCTTTTCGGCCGCACCTGATCTCCGGCCTTTATGTGTAACGGACACCGCCTTTGGAACATTTGATGAACGATCCTCTCCTTCTCGGGCTGGCCGCATTGGCGGCCCTGCTGTTTTTGGCGCTGGTGGCGACCCTGCGCCGCGCGGGCCGTGCGGAAGCCTCGCTCGCGCAGACCCGCGCATGGGAAGGCGAGGCGCGGCGGATGCGCGAGGCGCTTCTGGTCGAGGAAGCCAATTCCCAGCGTCTGCCGGAGGTCATGGACGAGCTGCGCCAGACCCGTGCGCGGCTGGAAGGCGAATACCGCCACCGTGTGCAGGCCGAGCAGGCCTTCCACTCGCTCAAGCGCGAGCACGAGGCGCGGCTCGAGGAGCTGCGCGGCATGAAGCGCGAGATCGAGGACCGGTTCTCGCATGTGGCCTCGGGTGTGTTGCAGCAGAACTCGGAAGCGTTCCTGAAGCTCGTTTCGGAGCGGTTCCAGACCCACAGCCAAGGCGCGCAGGAAGAGCTCGATCGTCGCCGCGCCGCGATAGAGCATCTGGTAAAACCGCTCGACCAGCGTCTGGGCGAGATGGGCACCAAGATCGCCGAGCTGGAAAAGGCCCGTGGCGAGGCTTATGGCGCGATCCATAACCAGGTGAAGGCGCTGGCCGAGGGGCAGGCCCATCTGGGGATGGAAACCCGCAAGCTGGTGCAGGCCCTGCGCGCGCCCAAGACCCGTGGCCGCTGGGGCGAGATGCAGCTGAAACAGGTCTTCGAGATGGCGGGAATGACGGAAAATGTCGATTTCCATCTGGAGCAGCATCTGGCGACAGACGAGGGCGCGCGCCGCCCCGATGCGGTGGTGCATATTCCGGGCGGGCGCTCGATCGTGGTGGATGCCAAGACACCGCTCGAGGCCTATCTGGATGCGCTCGATGCCGAGACACCAGACCAGCAGGCGGCCCAGCTGGCCCGCCATGCCAGCCATATCCGCACCCATGTGAAGCAGCTGGCCTCCAAATCCTACCAGTCCCAGATCGAGGGCACGCCCGATTTCGTGGTGATGTTCATCCCCGGCGAGACCTTCGTATCGGCGGCAGCCGAAGCCGATCCCGGTCTGATCGATTACGCCTTCGCGCAGAAGGTGCTGATCGCCACGCCCACCACGCTGATGGCGCTGGTCAAGGCCATCGCCTATGGCTGGCAGCAGGAGCGTATGGCGCGTAACGCCCTGGAAGTGCAGAAAACCGCTCGCGATCTCTATGACCGGCTGAAGGTCTTCGGCACCCATGTGGACGGGATAGGCCGCGCCCTCACGCAATCGGTGGACCGCTATAACAAGGCCGTGGGCTCGCTCGAGGGGCGTGTCCTGCCGGCGGCGCGGCGGTTCGAGGTAATGGGCGTGGTGCCCGAGGAGAACAGCATGGAGAGCCCCACCTTCGTCGAGGCGCATCCGCGCACCCTGTCCTCGCCGCTTCTGGCTGACGATACGTCGCAAGATTAGGGGCCCGCTGATTTCACTTGCCCGATGCTGGAGATAGCGCGACACTTGATCCATATGGAGGACAAACCCATGCTGACGCTATCCCCATCCAAACTTGCCACTGTTATCCTTCGCGCGCGTAAATTCGATGCCGATATCCCCGGCAGCGGCAAGGCGCGTGAGCTGAAGGGCTTCATTGCCGCCATGAACGAGGACGAGCAGGCCGACCTGACCGCGATCATGTGGATCGGACGCGACACCTATGACGCCGAAGACCTCGAGGACGCGATCGAAATGGCGCGGACCGAAGCCTCTGTTCCGACGGCCGAGTATCTTCTGGACAACCCTCTTCTGGCCGAACATCTGGAACTCGGGGCAGAGGCGCTGGGGATCGATCTGGAAGAGGCCGAAGCCGAAGCCTATCCCACGGTCTGATCGCCACAGGATACGCCGTCCGGTTGTAATATTGGCGGGCATGAAACGTTTTATCTGCGTTGCGGCCTTGCGCAGCGAACGCGGCGCAGGCTACGAAAGAAGGAGTTCTTCCGGATCTTTGGCATGCGTGCGCTTTTCTGTCTGATTCCTGCTTTGCTCTGGGCCGATATGGCCCATGCCCTGCCTGATGGCGGCTATCTTCTGGCGACCCCGATTCTCGATACCGAGAAGACCGATCCGCGCTATATCCATCTGCAGGTCGACGGAACGACGATCACGGTGACCTATGCGTCGATCACGCCCCCCGATGCCACGGCCTGCCGCGACACCGATTATTGCGACATGCTTTGGGACGGGCTGAAGCTGCGTTATAGCGAGAAGGACGGCACGCTGAAGGTGACCGACCGCAACGT
Protein-coding regions in this window:
- the mutL gene encoding DNA mismatch repair endonuclease MutL produces the protein MTLDTPNMHPPVTHSMRPVIRQLDDAAANRIAAGEVVERPSSAVKELVENAIDAGATRVDVAYADGGKTMIRITDNGCGMTAEDLPLALSRHATSKIDGSDLLNIHTFGFRGEALPSLGSVGRLTITSRAEGFDAATITVNGGQIGAVKPAALNRGTVVELRDLFYATPARLKFMRTDRAEAQAISDVMKRLAMAEPKISFTLRDVTDGKREREIFRFDAEQGEMFDALGMRLARVIGREFADNAIPIDAEREGVRLTGYAALPTYSRGAAVEQFLFVNNRPVRDKMLIGALRAAYMDFLSRERHPAAALFISCDPERVDVNVHPAKAEVRFRESQVVRGLIVSGLRAALGGAGHRASSTVADATLAAFRPEARPEPAAQQTFARIYQMDRPSMGATRAAYAAQAPDFRPAPAYPAPACPSPPQEGFAETTAFHEAQPTYDAPSARFETAPAAPDLTARPLGAARAQLHENYIVAQTERGMVIVDQHAAHERLVYERLKRQMAENGVPAQALLIPEIVELSAGDAALLLDHADTLSKLGLSIEEFGGSAIAVRETPAILGEINAEAMLRDVLDELSDLGDSQLVQAKIEAVLSRMACHGSIRSGRQMRAEEMNALLREMEATPHSGQCNHGRPTYVELKLSDIERLFGRT
- the rmuC gene encoding DNA recombination protein RmuC, whose amino-acid sequence is MNDPLLLGLAALAALLFLALVATLRRAGRAEASLAQTRAWEGEARRMREALLVEEANSQRLPEVMDELRQTRARLEGEYRHRVQAEQAFHSLKREHEARLEELRGMKREIEDRFSHVASGVLQQNSEAFLKLVSERFQTHSQGAQEELDRRRAAIEHLVKPLDQRLGEMGTKIAELEKARGEAYGAIHNQVKALAEGQAHLGMETRKLVQALRAPKTRGRWGEMQLKQVFEMAGMTENVDFHLEQHLATDEGARRPDAVVHIPGGRSIVVDAKTPLEAYLDALDAETPDQQAAQLARHASHIRTHVKQLASKSYQSQIEGTPDFVVMFIPGETFVSAAAEADPGLIDYAFAQKVLIATPTTLMALVKAIAYGWQQERMARNALEVQKTARDLYDRLKVFGTHVDGIGRALTQSVDRYNKAVGSLEGRVLPAARRFEVMGVVPEENSMESPTFVEAHPRTLSSPLLADDTSQD
- a CDS encoding DUF3775 domain-containing protein — translated: MLTLSPSKLATVILRARKFDADIPGSGKARELKGFIAAMNEDEQADLTAIMWIGRDTYDAEDLEDAIEMARTEASVPTAEYLLDNPLLAEHLELGAEALGIDLEEAEAEAYPTV